The nucleotide window GCCGCAGCATGAGCGCCGCTCAGCAGCCAGCCACGACCCCCGCGTCGGCGCCGGAGCCCACCGAACCGTCCAGGTGGCACAACGTCTTCCGGGAGATCACCACCGGCAACGCGATCATCTCCGTGCTCGCCGTCGTGCTCGCCCTGCTCGTGGGCGCCGTCATGATTGCGTTCACGAACGAGAACGTGCAGCAGACCGCCGGGTACTTCTTCTCCCGCCCGGGTGACATGCTCAACGCCGTCTGGGACGCCGTCTCCGGGGCGTACTCCGCCCTGTTCCAGGGGTCGGTCTACAACTTCCGCCGCCCAGGGTTCGCCGACGGCATCAAGCCGTTCACCGAGACCCTCGGTTACGCCACCCCGCTGATCGCCGCCGGTCTCGGCGTCGCGCTCGGATTCCGGGTGGGCCTGTTCAACATCGGCGGCCGCGGCCAGATGCTCATCGCCGCGACGCTCGGCGGTTGGGTCGCGTTCGCACTCGACCTGCCCAGCGGCATCCACATGATCGCCGCCCTCGTGGCCGGCGTGCTCGGCGGCGCTCTCTGGGGCGGGCTGGTCGGCCTGCTCAAGGCCCGCACCGGCGCGCACGAGGTGATCACCACGATCATGCTCAACTACGTCGCGTTCTACCTGGTCAGCTACCTGCTGCGGGACGGGTTCCTCAAGACCCCCGGCTCGAACAACCCGAAGAGCCCGGCGTCGAAGGAGACCGCGGTCTTCTTCGACCTGCTCGGCCCCAACTACGGCGTGCACTTCGGTTTCATCCTCGTGATCGCCGCGACGGTGTTCACCTGGTGGCTGCTCAGCCGCTCCAACCTGGGCTTCAAGTTCCGCGCCGTGGGTGAGAACCCCAACGCGGCCAGGGTCGCCGGCATCAGCGTGCAGCGCATGTACGTCTACGCGATGCTGCTCTCCGGCGGGCTCGTCGGCCTGGCCGGCATCAACCAGGTGCTCGGCACCACCACCAGCGGCTTCGGCGCCGGCATCGACTCCGGCATCGGCTTCGACGCCATCACCGTTGCGCTGCTGGGCCGGTCCAAGCCGTGGGGCGTGTTCGCCGCCGGCATCCTGTTCGGCGCGTTCAAGGCCGGCAGCTTCTCGATGCAGGCCGCAGAGGGTGTGCCCATCGACATCGTGCTCGTTGTGCAGTCGCTCATCGTGCTGTTCATCGCGGCACCTCCGCTGGTGCGCGCCATCTTCCGCCTGCCGGCACCCGGCGCGCCCCGCCGCAGACCCGTCCCCAACGTGACCCAGGAGGTGGCGGCGAAATGAGCACCATCGCTCCAGTGAATCAGCCCACCCAGCCCGTCGAACCCGATGAGGGCCCCGGCACCACCGTGATCAAGAGTTGGAAGGTGCCGATCGTCCTCGGCGTCTTCACGGTGCTCGGCATCCTGCTGCTCGTGGTCTTCGGCCGCTCCGGCACCAGCACCATGGTGCTCTCCACCTCGAGCGATCTGATCCAGCTGCCCGATGTGCTGCTGCCCACCAAGGCGACCGGCATCGTCATCAGTGTCCTGCTGGCGGCCATCACCGCCGTCAGCGCCTGGATGGTGCAGACGCACCGCAAGGTGCCGCTGTGGCTGATCTCGGTGTTCGGCGTTCTGCTGCTCGTCGGGTTCCTGGCGTGGGCCTCCGCCGACGCCCGCATCCCCATTCCCGGCCTGCTGTTCGGCTCGCTGAGCCTGGCCGTTCCGCTCATCTTCGGCGCACTCGGCGGGGTCATCTCCGAACGGGTCGGTGTCGTCAACGTGGCGATCGAGGGCCAGCTGCTGGCCGGCGCGTTCACCTCGGCGATCGTGGCCTCCGTCACCCAGCAGCCGCTGCTCGGCCTGCTGGCCGCCATGGTGGCCGGCATGCTGGTGTCCTTCGTGCTCGCGGCCTTCTCGATCAAGTACTTCGTCGACCAGGTCATCGTCGGTGTGGTGCTCAACGTGCTCGTCACCGGCCTCACCGGGTTCCTGTTCTCCCAGGTGCTTGCCCCGAACGCGGCCCTGCTCAACCAGCCGCCCAAGTTCGAGCGCATCAACATCCCGCTGCTCAGCGAAATCCCGATCATCGGGCCGGTATTCTTCCGGCAGACCCTGATCGTGTACATCATGTACATCGCCGTCGCCGCCGTGTACTACGGCATCTTCCACACCCGGTGGGGCCTGCGCCTCCGCTCGGTGGGCGAGCACCCGCAGGCCGCGGACACCGTGGGCATCAACGTCACCGGCACCCGCTTCTGGAATGTCTCGCTCGCGGGCGCCGTCGCCGGCCTCGGCGGCGCGTACTTCACCCTCGGGTCGGTGGGCGCCTTCGGCAAGGAGATGACGGCCGGCGCCGGCTTCATCGCCCTCGCGGCGGTGATCTTCGGCCGGTGGGACCCGATCAGGGCCACCCTCGCGGCGCTCCTGTTCGGCTTCGCCAGCAACCTGCAGAACGTGCTCAGCATCATCGGTTCGCCGGTGCCCAGCGAGTTCATGCTGATGTTGCCCTACCTGGTCACCATCTTCGCCGTGGCCGGCCTGGTGGGCCAGTCCCGGGGGCCGGCGGCATCCGGCAAACCCTACATCAAATCGTGACGGAGACCACAGTGACTGCTGACCTGAGCCCGACGTCCGGGGATATCGACTGGGGCGTGCTGCGCGCCGCGGCCGCC belongs to Cryobacterium sp. SO2 and includes:
- a CDS encoding ABC transporter permease; the protein is MSAAQQPATTPASAPEPTEPSRWHNVFREITTGNAIISVLAVVLALLVGAVMIAFTNENVQQTAGYFFSRPGDMLNAVWDAVSGAYSALFQGSVYNFRRPGFADGIKPFTETLGYATPLIAAGLGVALGFRVGLFNIGGRGQMLIAATLGGWVAFALDLPSGIHMIAALVAGVLGGALWGGLVGLLKARTGAHEVITTIMLNYVAFYLVSYLLRDGFLKTPGSNNPKSPASKETAVFFDLLGPNYGVHFGFILVIAATVFTWWLLSRSNLGFKFRAVGENPNAARVAGISVQRMYVYAMLLSGGLVGLAGINQVLGTTTSGFGAGIDSGIGFDAITVALLGRSKPWGVFAAGILFGAFKAGSFSMQAAEGVPIDIVLVVQSLIVLFIAAPPLVRAIFRLPAPGAPRRRPVPNVTQEVAAK
- a CDS encoding ABC transporter permease → MSTIAPVNQPTQPVEPDEGPGTTVIKSWKVPIVLGVFTVLGILLLVVFGRSGTSTMVLSTSSDLIQLPDVLLPTKATGIVISVLLAAITAVSAWMVQTHRKVPLWLISVFGVLLLVGFLAWASADARIPIPGLLFGSLSLAVPLIFGALGGVISERVGVVNVAIEGQLLAGAFTSAIVASVTQQPLLGLLAAMVAGMLVSFVLAAFSIKYFVDQVIVGVVLNVLVTGLTGFLFSQVLAPNAALLNQPPKFERINIPLLSEIPIIGPVFFRQTLIVYIMYIAVAAVYYGIFHTRWGLRLRSVGEHPQAADTVGINVTGTRFWNVSLAGAVAGLGGAYFTLGSVGAFGKEMTAGAGFIALAAVIFGRWDPIRATLAALLFGFASNLQNVLSIIGSPVPSEFMLMLPYLVTIFAVAGLVGQSRGPAASGKPYIKS